The DNA region CCCCCCGCTCGGCGTGTAGATCCGAGCCCGCGCGTAGGTGTTCGCGCGCAGCGCGCCTTCGGCATTGTCGAGCGGCGCGCGCGCGCGAACGGTGCGGGTGCTCGGATCGACGGCGGGCGACACGGAGCGGACCGCGGTCTCGAACGTCCGCTCGCCGATGCCGTCCACCTCGACGAGCACCCGCTGGCCCGGAGCGACCCGGTGGATCAGCGCTTCCGGAACGTCGATCTCCACCCAGAGCACGCCGGTGTCCATGATCTCGAAGATGGGATCCTCGCCATGCACCAGCGCACCCACCGTGAAGTTGCGGCGGGTCAGCGTGCCACTGATCGGTGCGAGCAGATCGTAACGGCCCGATACGCCGTCCGTCGCGCCGATCAGCGCCAGAGCCGCCGCGGCCGCGGCGAGCTCCGCCTGCGCCTCGCGGTGAGCCTGCTCGGCCGCTTGGGCGTCCTTCTCCGAAGAGATGCCCCGCTCGTGGAGGCGCTGCTCGCGCTGGCGCGCGGCCTGCGTCGCCTCTTCGCGCGCCGCGGCGGACTGGAGTCGGGCCTGGGCGTCCGCCATCTCCGCACTCTCGATCTCGGCCAGGGGCTGGCCCTCGCGAACCAGGGCGCCGACCTCGACCTTGTAGGCGCGGATGACGCCCGCCACCCGCACGTTGACGAGGGCGCTGCGCGCGTTGTCGGCGACGATGCTCGCGGTCGCGAGCACCACGCTCTCATCGCCGCCGGCCCGTGACGCGACCACGCGAATCCCGGCCTCGTCGGCCAGCGCGGGCGACGCCAGCTTCACCCGCATCCCGTGCGGCGGCGGCAGGTCCCCGGTGTCGCCGGCCGCAACGTCCATCAGCGGCCGTCCGCCGCGCTCCGGGTGGCAGAGGGGGCAGACCGACTCCGGCAGCGCGTGCTCCGCGCACCAATCCCCCTTGCTCTGGAAGATCGGCGCCAGCTTTGGATTGCACTTCGTGCAGATCGCCTCGAGGACGCCGTGCTCGGCGCACGGACGATCGGCGCTCGCGGTCGCGGCCGTCCGGTCTGCCTCGGCTTGCGACCCTGCGCGCTCGCAGGCCGAGATCGCGGCGATCAGCAGCAGGGCCGGCAGCAGGAGGGTCTTGCGCATCTTCACTTCCCCTCGGGCTTGGGTGGCCGGGTGATGACGAGTTCGGGGCTGCAGGCCTTGCACTGCGACTCCGGCAACCCGTGCTCCGCGCACCAGTCGTTGGTGGCCTTGAATGCGGGAATCAGGGCGGGATCGCAGCGGGTACAGGCGCTCTCGGGGACGCCGTGCTCCCCGCACCAGTCCTCGTAGGATCCCGGCACCACGCCCGCCTGCGCATGGCCACCAGCGTCCGCCAGGGCTCCGCGCTCGTCATTGCCGCGATCGGCGGCTTCGCCCCCGCAACCGGCGAGGGCGAAGCCGCCGAGGAAGATGGCGAAGACGGCGAAGGTCTTTTGCATGCTCGACTTCCTTTCTTGTCTCACTCGACTGCTATTCCGGCGGGTTTCCCCGCCAGCGTGAAGGCGCGGGCTTCGGCGTCCGCGACGCCCGCAAAACAGGCTCATGGCAAAGCTCCCGCCGCAACGGCGAGATCGACGCCGGCGAGGGCGGCGCTCAGGAGGCGATCCGCCTGCTCGCGGCGCGTCTCCAGGGCGTTCCTGCGCACGATCAGCAGCGCCGGCAGATCGAACTTGCCCGCCTCATAGCCTGCCAGCGCCAGGGCCTCGGTCTCGAGGGCGCGGGGGAGCGCCGTGACTTCGATCTCGCTTGCCGCCGCGGCAGCGCGGCGATACGCCGCCTGTGCTCCTTCAAGCTCGACTGCCGCGAGCGCCCTGCGCGCCTCGAGTTCGATCTGGGCCCGCAGCCGGCGCGCCAGCGCCTGCTGCCGCTCTCCTCGTCGCTGGTCGAAGATCGGCAGGGAAACGGCGAGGCCGGGCCGAAGCGTGCTCTCCTCCTGGTCCTCGCCGTAGGAAAGGCGGAGGGCGATGCCGGGGATCCAGGCGGCGCGCGCCTGCTTCAGCGAGGCGGCGGCCGCGGCCAGGTCCGCCCGCGCGGCGCGCAGGTCGGCCCGTTCGCGCTCGCCGGCCGTCCGGCCATCCGCCGCGATCGCGTCGAAGCGCGAGCGATCAGCCAGGTCGCCCGTCGTTCGCAGCCCCTGGCTCGACGGCATCCCGAGGACCGCCGCCAACTCGAGCTGGGCGAGGGCCAGTTCCCCCGCAGCGGATTCGGCTGCGCTCTCCCCACGCGAGACCTCGGTCTCGGCGACGAGCAGCTCCAAGCGCGCGGCGTCGCCCGCCTCGACCTTCTCCTCTGCGATGCGGCGCTGCTCGCCGGCGAGTCGCCTCCCCTCCTCGGCGATGCCGAGTTGCATCTCCGCGTGCAGCACTCGATAGAAGGAGGCCAGTGCCCGGCCGGCGAGCAGCCGCCGGGCGTCCGCCGCATGGAGGGTCTCCCTCTCGACGGTCGCGGTGGCTTCCTGCACGCGGTAGGCGCGACCCAGTCCATAGCCGAGCGGAACCGCGAGCTCCAGCTCGGTGCTGCCCGCCGGTCCGCGCCAGGACCGGCCGCTCAGAGCCTCCAGCACCGGGTTCTCCTGGCTGAAGACGCGGGCGCTGGTCAGGCGGCCGCGGGCTTCCTCGACGCGCGCAGCGGCAATCCTGGCCTCGGGCGAGCAGGTGCTGGCCAGCTCGATCACGCGGGAGGCGGTGAGCGGCAAGGACGTCTCCTCCGCCGGCTGTGCCGCGACATTCAGCGCGACCGCGCCCGAGAGCGCGCACGTCCAGGCCAGTAGCGAGAAGCCGCGGCCCATTGGAACTCCCCTCAGGCCGATCGCCGGCCACGTTGCGTCCGCTGAACGAGATGCTGGCGAACCCGGCGCCGCGCGGTCGCGCAGGCGGGCTCCGGGAGCACCTGCGAAGCGACGACGGGCCATCGGCCAGTCGCGGCAGGCCGTCCAGCCGCTTGGTGGAACAGGTGTGCGACTAGCAGACAGCGGACTTGGGGATCTTCAACAGATCCTCCGCCGGGGGGATCGGAGCCTGCGCTTCGGCGTCCCGCGGTGCGGGCAGGGTCTCGCGAAAAACGAGCGGTGGCTGGACCGCAGCGGGCAGCACCGGCGCGCGGTCGAAGCAGCACGCGCAGGCGGCGGATTGATCGTCGCAGCCCTGCTCGTGGATCGCCGGGTTCGCCGAGCACCGGGAGTGCTGGGTCTTGGCATCGCAGCAGTCGACAGCGGGACACCAGACGGCGCCCAACTGGAGGATGCAGAATGCGGCAATCAGGACCAACCCAGTGACTCGGTGCATGGGCGAAAGGTTATCCGGCGGCGACGACCGTGTCAAGGTGTCCCCCGGAGAGCAGCGAAGAGAACCGAGAGGAGCGACTCGGCTCAATGCGCCTCGCCCCAGGTCTTCTCCCCCGCGCGCACGGCGACGGCCAGCGCGTTGCCCGCCGGCGGCAGCGGGCAGGTGGCGTAGGGACTGAAGGCGCAGGGCGGGTTGACGGCGCGGTTGAAGTCCAGCGTCGCACGGCCGGCGGCATCCGGCGCGGGCGCGCTGAGGAAGCGGCCGGCACCGTAGGTCTCCGCGCCGCTGGTGGCATCGGCAAAGACGATGAACAGCTCCTCGCCCGGCGCGCCGAGCGGCCAGAGCGCGCACTCGCGCCCGTCCAGCGTGAAGACGAGCCGCCCCGGGCAGGGCTCTTCGCTCACCTGACCCAGCACATTGGGAATGGCGATGCTGCGCGCGCTGTCCGCCTCCAGCCGCGCCTCCACGCGCCAGCGCGGGTCGACGGGATAGCGCTCGACGCCCGTGAAGGTGAGGCGGGCGGGGCTCGCACTGTCTTTCACACGCAGGAAGAGCTGCCCGCCGCGGTCGATGGCATAGCAGCGCAGCGCGGCGCCGAGGGCGGCAGTCGCAGCGCGGCGTCCGGGCCGGAGCCAAGCGTCTGCGCGCCCGGCGCGATGGGGAGGAGGCCCACGAGCGTGAGCCAGCCGTCCTCGGCGGCGAGCGCAGCCTCGCGCTCGGCGTGCCACGTCTCGATCTCGGCGAGATAGGCGGGATCCATGGCCTCGCGGGGCACGCTGCTGGCACAACCCGCGCCGAGCGTCAGCAGCAGGGCGAGAGCCCAGGTTGCCGTGTGCATTGCAATCTCCCCAGTCCGGCCGCCGGGCTGCCGCGGAGGCGCGGGTTCTAGGCCACGGACCTTCCGCGCGGCCTCGGTGTGCGCTTGATGGCGAGCAGGGCCTTCACGTCGGCCAGCACCTGTACGCTGTCGACGGCGGTCAGCATCCACTTCCCGTCATGATAGGTGGTCGCGCGCGCGTAATCCTCGCAGACGTGCGACTTGAGATCCGCTAGGATGCGTTCGGCAGCCGCCCGCTCTGCGGCCCCGAACACGATCAGCAACTTGAAGCTACCTCGCTCGGGCACAAAGGTGCAGAAAGACCTCGACTTCTTGTAGCGCAGGCTCCAGCCGTGCCTCTTGCCGCCGAACTGCCAATCCTCCCCGAAAACGCCCGGGTAGGTCGCCGCAATGTACTCGCGCAGCGCAGTCCAGCGCGCCCAGTGCCGTTGGCCGAGGAAGCTGCTGAGCTGTTCTGCTTGCGGTTCGGTCGAGCCGTCCGTTAGCCGATTCGGGTTGATCTCTACTGCCATGAATCCCCTCCCCTCACGCTGTCGCTCGACCGCGGCTCTGCCCGGCGCGCAGGACTCAGGCGCCCCCTTCCCCTTCGCAGAGTGCCTTCAGCCGCGCCAGCGCCTTCGGCCAGGTCTCGGTCATGAAGTCGGTCATGTCGCCGAAGGCGTCCATGTCGACGACGAGCTGCGTTCCCTCGACCACGCGCAGCAGCGTGTAGTTCTCGTAGGCCGGCGCCCAGGCGCACACGGCCTCGCTCTCGGTGTCCTCGACCCCCTTCGCCACGAAGCCCAGGTGCCGGATCGAGATGAACTCGTGCGGCCGGTTCTCGGCGATCTCGGCCACCATGCCCACGCCGCCACCGGGCCCCAGGAAGCGAATCCGCGCGCCCTGCTGCCAGGATCCCTCGAAGTAGCTGCCCTCCATGAAGGGCGCCGTCCACTCCTTGAAGCTCGCGGGCCCGATGAGCGCCTCGTAGACGCGCTTCGCCGGAGCGGCGATGACGATGGAGAACTGCAGGCGCTCCCTGGCCGACATGGGCTTCCTCCGGGGAGTTCCGGCCCGGCGGCAGGGGCGCCGCCGGGCCGAAGCGTGTGTGGCGCCGCGCGCCTAGCCGCGCAGGTCGAAGCGATCCAGGTTCATCACCTTGGTCCAGGCCGCCACGAAGTCGGCGACGAACTTCGCCGCCGCGTCCGCGCTGCCGTAGACCTCGGCCAGCGCGCGCAGCTGCGAGTTCGAGCCGAAGACCAGGTCGACGCGCGTGGCGGTCCACCGCTTCGCGCCCGTCCTGCGATCGCAGCCCTCGTAGACGCCCTCGCCAGCCGGCTTCCACTCCGTGCCCATGTCGAGCAGGTTCACGAAGAAGTCGTTCGTGAGCGTCTCGGGCCGCTTCGTGAAGACGCCGTGCGCCGACTTGCCGACGTTCGCGCCCAGCACGCGCAGGCCGCCGACCAGCACCGTCATCTCGGGCGCGGTCAGCGTGAGCAGCTGCGCCTTGTCGATGAGCAGCGCCTCAGCCGGCACGCTGTACGTCGCCTTCAGGTAGTTGCGGAAGCCGTCGGCGACCGGCTCCAGCACGGCGAAGGACTCCGCATCGGTCTGCCTCGCCGAGGCGTCCATGCGCCCCGGGGTGAAGGGAACTGTCACCCGGTAGCCGGCGCTCCTCGCGGCCTGCTCGATACCCGCGCAACCGCCGAGGACGATCAGGTCGGCCAGCGAGACCTTCTTGCCGCCGGTCTGCGCGGCGTTGAAGGCCTTCCGGATGCCCTCCAAGGTCCTGAGCACTTTCGCCAGCCGGGCGGGCTGGTTGACCTCCCAGTCCTTCTGCGGAGCCAGGCGAATGCGGGCGCCGCTTGCGCCGCCGCGCTTGTCGGAGCCGCGGAAGGTGAAGGCCGAGGCCCAGGCGGTCGAGACGAGTTCTGCGACCGAGAGCCCGGACGCCAGGATCTTGGTCTTGAGGGCCGCGATGTCCCGCGCCGAGATCAGCTTGTGATCGACCGCGGGAATGGGGTCCTGCCAG from bacterium includes:
- a CDS encoding efflux RND transporter periplasmic adaptor subunit — protein: MRKTLLLPALLLIAAISACERAGSQAEADRTAATASADRPCAEHGVLEAICTKCNPKLAPIFQSKGDWCAEHALPESVCPLCHPERGGRPLMDVAAGDTGDLPPPHGMRVKLASPALADEAGIRVVASRAGGDESVVLATASIVADNARSALVNVRVAGVIRAYKVEVGALVREGQPLAEIESAEMADAQARLQSAAAREEATQAARQREQRLHERGISSEKDAQAAEQAHREAQAELAAAAAALALIGATDGVSGRYDLLAPISGTLTRRNFTVGALVHGEDPIFEIMDTGVLWVEIDVPEALIHRVAPGQRVLVEVDGIGERTFETAVRSVSPAVDPSTRTVRARAPLDNAEGALRANTYARARIYTPSGG
- a CDS encoding TolC family protein encodes the protein MARRRFAGAPGARLRDRAAPGSPASRSADATWPAIGLRGVPMGRGFSLLAWTCALSGAVALNVAAQPAEETSLPLTASRVIELASTCSPEARIAAARVEEARGRLTSARVFSQENPVLEALSGRSWRGPAGSTELELAVPLGYGLGRAYRVQEATATVERETLHAADARRLLAGRALASFYRVLHAEMQLGIAEEGRRLAGEQRRIAEEKVEAGDAARLELLVAETEVSRGESAAESAAGELALAQLELAAVLGMPSSQGLRTTGDLADRSRFDAIAADGRTAGERERADLRAARADLAAAAASLKQARAAWIPGIALRLSYGEDQEESTLRPGLAVSLPIFDQRRGERQQALARRLRAQIELEARRALAAVELEGAQAAYRRAAAAASEIEVTALPRALETEALALAGYEAGKFDLPALLIVRRNALETRREQADRLLSAALAGVDLAVAAGALP
- a CDS encoding DUF1684 domain-containing protein; protein product: MGSRPAADARRGLCQQRAPRGHGSRLSRRDRDVARRARGCARRRGRLAHARGPPPHRAGRADAWLRPGRRAATAALGAALRCYAIDRGGQLFLRVKDSASPARLTFTGVERYPVDPRWRVEARLEADSARSIAIPNVLGQVSEEPCPGRLVFTLDGRECALWPLGAPGEELFIVFADATSGAETYGAGRFLSAPAPDAAGRATLDFNRAVNPPCAFSPYATCPLPPAGNALAVAVRAGEKTWGEAH
- a CDS encoding DUF3788 domain-containing protein, with protein sequence MAVEINPNRLTDGSTEPQAEQLSSFLGQRHWARWTALREYIAATYPGVFGEDWQFGGKRHGWSLRYKKSRSFCTFVPERGSFKLLIVFGAAERAAAERILADLKSHVCEDYARATTYHDGKWMLTAVDSVQVLADVKALLAIKRTPRPRGRSVA
- a CDS encoding SRPBCC domain-containing protein, which encodes MSARERLQFSIVIAAPAKRVYEALIGPASFKEWTAPFMEGSYFEGSWQQGARIRFLGPGGGVGMVAEIAENRPHEFISIRHLGFVAKGVEDTESEAVCAWAPAYENYTLLRVVEGTQLVVDMDAFGDMTDFMTETWPKALARLKALCEGEGGA